GCAATTGAGACATCAGAATCGCCTCTGTGTGTCCGCCAATTCAGCTAGCATGCACGTTGCGGTTACCTTAGAACCAGATGGCATCAAATCGACCTCCTCCATGCCCCTGCAGGTTTGTGAAAGAAGATGACAGGAAGCGGGCGCTCGTCAGTCGTCTGCTGCAGTACTCGCTTGTACGCCGCGTTCTCCGCATTCCGTTTCACCAGATCAACATATGCCGCACACCTGAGGGGAAACCGTACCTGGTACTTGCATACACACTCTGTCCAATTATCATCCCTGTAATCATCATCGTTCGCTGTCAGCTGCATCCAATAAGCACCAAAACTTTTCTGTCTGGGTGCCTGGTCGGTTGCATTCTGTCACTGATCACTCCTATATTGATTTTTCTTGCAGCATAAAAATTGCTTAACCTTCCCAAACTTCAACTTCAACACCTCGCATCAGGGAGACTACGTTGGCATAGCATCTGAGCCGCTTTGCCTTGTTGGCCTGGACATTGTGTCCATCTCCAAGCCCCAGGGAGAAACCACCACCGAGTTTATCATCAACTTCTCTTCATACCTCACTGATCATGAGTGGAACTGTATTCTTCGTGCTGGTACACACAGTGAAGTGCTAACAGAGTTCTACAGGTATAACATTTCATTCAGGGATCTCTTGGTAGATGGCATATACATTCACAATCAGCATTTTAGAGCTAAAACTTCTATTGGTGTATGCAGCAAGCCATCAATGCACTGTCTATAATGAAGTACCCTCCTATGTCTAAATTTCTTCATAACCACCAGAAAATTTTCTGATGTTGCAAATAACCTTTGAAATCGGTTGAGCTGCATGTGGCTTCAAATTTAGATTTGGCATAATAAATCTGCAGTTTTGCCAATAAAGTGGGACTCCCGCACAGCTCCTCTTTCAGGTAGCTGAAGTGCTGAATGGCATCAGAAAAGTTGAAGGGaatattttctctctctttagAACAGAGTAGGTCTCTGTTTACAAAATCATGTACCTCAGAACCTATGCTTTCAGTGCTAAGCATGAAGCAGTTATGGTTTATCGTTGAGATTATTAAGTCGAAATCATAACAGTGGAATCGTAAAAAATCATGCCAATGTTAATGATGGTGTGCAGTGTTACTTCAAATTCAGTATGACATCACTCTGTTCTTCAATAGGTACTGGTGTCTCAAAGAAGCTTTTGTAAAAGCCATTGGTGCTGGCGTAGGATTTGGGTTGCATAGACTGGAATTCCACCATGAACACTGGACTAATATTTCTATCCATATTGATGGACAAGTGTCTAGAAAATGGAGATTCTGGCTTTTCGAGCTTGATGAAGTGCATTTGGTATGTATGGATCCTTAGTTCCTTACTACCATCCACTTCACATACACAGGAACCTAGTCCTATTACAGATACCGTCCATCCAGTTCTAGTCTTGTGGCTGCTTATATGCTAACCATCAACTAGTGGAAATTGCAGGCATCTATAGCAAAAGGGCATCCAGAGGATGCTGTAAGCAACTACAAGAAAACATTGTCCAATGCAACCGTTGTGCAGGAACAATTACATTCTACACTAGAGAGTCCAGAAGGAGCTTTCACTTTGTGGACAGTGGAACAACTTACACAATCACTGGAGTAACAGCCTTACAGGTATCAGGCATTCTTGAAATCTACTACAGCAGGACCAAAGGAAGAGATGTGTGAATATGTTCCCAGAATTCTAGACTCCTGATAATCTAATACACAGCCACATGGAAAAGGCTTCGTTTTACCTCTGTATTGCTTCTGTTACGGAAAGGGGTTCTTTTGGCCTTCTGTTTACCATAACAGAACATGACATCAGGAGCGCAAAGGTCTTCGCAATGGCTGCAACGCCTTTATCGTTCTATCCTGCATTCTTGCAGACATGTAGTGTCATGGGGCTAATAAGCATTGACGTGCCCTGCATTGACAAAAGAGGGATTTCTCTTGTAAATGAGATTTGAAAGAGATGAAGTGAAAGAGGAGGTTTTAGGATGAAATCAATCTGCCAATGAAGAGCAGGGGTATGTGAGGCTATGAGAGCCACATGTAGAATTGCAGGCGCGCTTTTATAGCAGCAGGAACCTCTGTTTGACTTCCTAGTTCTGATGTATGCAAATACTCGAAGCTGTGATGCTGACACCTAGACTTTGAAAGTGCTTGCCAGAAACAGGAGCCCTGTTTGGATACGCTTTTTCTAGCcatgcttggattataatctaagcgaagatttctcgcttctcgcttctcgtagttcaaatctgAAGCgacttaccacataagcgagaatcggtggaaataagcaaaacgTTTGACGGGATTCTTACTTATTTCCACCAATAaaccgcttataagcggaaatAAACGGGACCTATATCTGTCACCAGATACACCCAACTGTGGAAGGATAACTGCCCTCCTCCTTCCCGGCATTCCCTCCCTACCCTCCAAACTACAAAACAATTTCTGTTCCGAACTGCAAAATTTCCCAAACTAAGCAAAAACAATTTCCTCTCTCTACCTCGGCCTCCATCTCTCGTCGTCCAGGTCCGTTCATGTCTGTGGCTGCCTGCCGTCCGCCGGAGCAGGCAGCACGCGTCCCCCGCAGCCATGGGCCAATGCTGCTCCAAGAGCGCCGGgaatgccgccgccgacgccgacgcggacGCGCCACCcaaggcggcggaggcgccgagCCGCGGCGCGTCGGCGAACCACGGAcggccgtcgtcgtccgcgAAGCCGGGCtcgcccacggccgccgccggcagggcGAGTACGAGCAGCAGCAAGCCGGCGGGGCCCGTGGGCCCGGTGCTGGGGCGGCCCATGGAGGACGTTCGCACGACGTACTCGATGGGGAAGGAGCTCGGGCGCGGGCAGTTCGGGGTGACGCACCTGTGCACGCACCGCGCGACGGGGGAGAAGCTGGCGTGCAAGACGATCGCGAAGCGGAAGCTGGCGAGCAAGGAGGACGTGGACGACGTGCGGCGCGAGGTCCAGATCATGCACCACCTCTCCGGCCAGCCCAACGTCGTCGGCCTCCGCGGCGCCTACGAGGACAAGCACAACGTCCACCTCGTCATGGAGctctgcgccggcggcgagctcttcGACCGGATCATCGCCAGGGGCCAGTAcacggagcgcgccgccgcgtcgctgcTGCGCACCATCGTGGAGATCGTGCACAGCTGCCACTCCATGGGGGTGATGCACCGGGACATCAAGCCCGAGAACTTCCTGCTGCTCAGCAAGGACGAGGACGCGCCGCTCAAGGCCACCGACTTCGGCCTCTCCGTCTTCTACAAGGAAGGCGAGGTGCTCAGGGACATCGTCGGCAGCGCCTACTACATCGCGCCCGAGGTGCTCAAGAGGAGGTACGGCCCGGAGGCAGACATCTGGAGCGTCGGCGTCATGCTCTACATCTTCCTCGCCGGCGTGCCCCCGTTCTGGGCAGAGAATGAGAATGGCATCTTCACCGCCATCCTGCGCGGGCAGCTTGACCTCGCCAGCGAGCCATGGCCGCATATCTCATCGGGGGCCAAGGACCTCGTCAAGAAGATGCTCAACATCAACCCCAAGGACCGGCTCACGGCGTTCCAGGTCCTCAGTAAGTACTATGGATTTCATCCGTAGTAGCAATTAGCAGCACATATATATGGATTTCAATGTGACACTGACACAACAAATTGGCACATGAATATCTCAACTTGTAGATCACCCATGGATCAAGGAAGATGGAGATGCACCTGATACGCCACTTGACAATGTTGTGCTCAACAGGCTCAAGCAGTTCAGGGCCATGAACCAGTTCAAGAAAGCGGCACTGAGGGTACCATATACCTGATAGAAACTCCATATATCAAACTGCTGAAGAACAATGCTTATACAATGCAAATTTTGATTGTGCCCTCAACCTAATGCAGATCATAGCTGGATGCCTATCCGAAGAGGAGATCACCGGGCTGAAGGAGATGTTCAAGAACATCGACAAAGATAACAGTGGGACCATTACGCTTGATGAGCTCAAAAATGGGTTGGCCAAGCATGGAACAAAGCTGGCTGACAGTGAAATTCAGCAACTGATGGAAGCAGTGAGTTTTCAGAGTACAAATCTAAAAAAAACATATTGTTCTATTCGAAGTTAGAAGGTGATATGGAAAGATCCCCTTTTGATTCCTTTTATATAATTCCAGGCTGATGCTGATGGCAACGGGTTAATTGACTATGATGAGTTCGTCACGGCTACAGTACACATGAACAAACTGGATAGAGAGGAGCACCTTTACACAGCATTCCAGTATTTTGACAAGGATAACAGTGGGTAAGTTGAACGTTGAAACCAACACAGCTGAGACACCTGAGTTCACGACTACAGATATTATAGAACACATATACTTCATTTATCTTGCAGGTACATTACAAAAGAAGAGCTTGAGCAAGCCTTGAAGGAGCAGGGGTTGTATGATGCCGAGAAAATCAAGGAGGTCATCTCAGATGCCGACTCTGACAATGTAAGGAACAAATATTATGTAAATTTAGTTGACATAATAAACAACAGAAACCACAACATCATCAATGTTACGATGGGGGAGTTATACAGAAATAGAATCCAGTAGATCAAAGGATTAAATTGTCATGATTAATTGTTCCTCTACTGATTGTATATGTTTTTAGTTAAGACACTAAGATTTATTTTTGCACATGTAGGATGGAAGGATAGATTATTCAGAGTTTGTGGCGATGATGAGGAAAGGGACAGCTGGTGCTGAGCCAATGACCAACAAGAAGAGGAGAGATGTAGTCCTATAGTGAAGCAGAAAGTGTGTAATGTGTATAGCAGCTCAAACAACCAAATTTGCACAGCTGTACACAAATGCAATGGAGTTACTTTTGCGATTCAGTTCATGGATGGTTGTGTACATTGAGCAATATGATGGCCATTCAGCATGTGCATATTTCAGAAGACTACTCATGGCATCTATTATTCTCATTTGTTCTTGCACAAAAACAGATGATATGTTTGAGGGAACATCATCCAACAAGACCTACTGATACAGAAAAACTTCAGTAGTTCAATGCAACTTTCTTCACACAAATTGCAAACTGAACAATTGATAAGGGTAACCATATG
This genomic window from Setaria viridis chromosome 8, Setaria_viridis_v4.0, whole genome shotgun sequence contains:
- the LOC117866304 gene encoding uncharacterized protein isoform X2, encoding MASNRPPPCPCRFVKEDDRKRALVSRLLQYSLVRRVLRIPFHQINICRTPEGKPYLHKNCLTFPNFNFNTSHQGDYVGIASEPLCLVGLDIVSISKPQGETTTEFIINFSSYLTDHEWNCILRAGTHSEVLTEFYRYWCLKEAFVKAIGAGVGFGLHRLEFHHEHWTNISIHIDGQVSRKWRFWLFELDEVHLWKLQASIAKGHPEDAVSNYKKTLSNATVVQEQLHSTLESPEGAFTLWTVEQLTQSLE
- the LOC117866304 gene encoding uncharacterized protein isoform X1, producing the protein MEEEEAGVRRWLVDITRWRPSPAQFDAAASLLPSHERPAIARFVKEDDRKRALVSRLLQYSLVRRVLRIPFHQINICRTPEGKPYLHKNCLTFPNFNFNTSHQGDYVGIASEPLCLVGLDIVSISKPQGETTTEFIINFSSYLTDHEWNCILRAGTHSEVLTEFYRYWCLKEAFVKAIGAGVGFGLHRLEFHHEHWTNISIHIDGQVSRKWRFWLFELDEVHLASIAKGHPEDAVSNYKKTLSNATVVQEQLHSTLESPEGAFTLWTVEQLTQSLE
- the LOC117866524 gene encoding calcium-dependent protein kinase 25; the encoded protein is MGQCCSKSAGNAAADADADAPPKAAEAPSRGASANHGRPSSSAKPGSPTAAAGRASTSSSKPAGPVGPVLGRPMEDVRTTYSMGKELGRGQFGVTHLCTHRATGEKLACKTIAKRKLASKEDVDDVRREVQIMHHLSGQPNVVGLRGAYEDKHNVHLVMELCAGGELFDRIIARGQYTERAAASLLRTIVEIVHSCHSMGVMHRDIKPENFLLLSKDEDAPLKATDFGLSVFYKEGEVLRDIVGSAYYIAPEVLKRRYGPEADIWSVGVMLYIFLAGVPPFWAENENGIFTAILRGQLDLASEPWPHISSGAKDLVKKMLNINPKDRLTAFQVLNHPWIKEDGDAPDTPLDNVVLNRLKQFRAMNQFKKAALRIIAGCLSEEEITGLKEMFKNIDKDNSGTITLDELKNGLAKHGTKLADSEIQQLMEAADADGNGLIDYDEFVTATVHMNKLDREEHLYTAFQYFDKDNSGYITKEELEQALKEQGLYDAEKIKEVISDADSDNDGRIDYSEFVAMMRKGTAGAEPMTNKKRRDVVL